In Erpetoichthys calabaricus chromosome 2, fErpCal1.3, whole genome shotgun sequence, a genomic segment contains:
- the atp5md gene encoding ATP synthase membrane subunit DAPIT, mitochondrial — protein sequence MAGHDSGTHQFTGIQKYFNSYTLTGRRNCVLATYAGIAAILLYFKLKPKKKTEAIAAK from the exons ATGGCAGGGCACGACTCTGGAACTCATCAGTTCACTGGCATCCAAAAATACTTTAATTCCTATACCCTTACTGGCAGGAGAAAT TGCGTGCTGGCCACATATGCTGGAATTGCTGCAATCCTCCTTTATTTCAAActtaaaccaaagaaaaagacagaagcaATTGCAGCAAAGTAA